In one Candidatus Zixiibacteriota bacterium genomic region, the following are encoded:
- the rplJ gene encoding 50S ribosomal protein L10 encodes MPTAEKVAAVADYKKLFEESDSFFVTDYQGLTVADMTVLRKDLRDNQIKYLIAKNTLLSLAAAEAGVEGIDEFLIGPTAIAFSNDDPAVTAKILHDSFKARKLPAMKAFWLERKQFDATEIKRLADLPSRELLLSGVVAAIEAPFTSLVGSFDGFFRKLVGTIDALAEKRKEEGN; translated from the coding sequence ATGCCAACTGCCGAAAAGGTTGCTGCGGTCGCCGACTATAAGAAGCTGTTTGAAGAATCTGACTCCTTCTTTGTCACCGATTACCAGGGCCTAACTGTTGCTGATATGACGGTACTGAGAAAAGATCTTCGGGATAACCAGATCAAATATCTCATTGCCAAGAACACTCTGCTCAGTCTGGCTGCTGCCGAGGCTGGAGTGGAAGGTATTGATGAATTTCTAATCGGTCCGACCGCTATCGCGTTTAGCAATGACGATCCGGCTGTGACCGCGAAGATATTGCATGACTCATTCAAGGCTCGTAAGCTCCCGGCTATGAAAGCATTCTGGCTGGAACGAAAGCAATTCGATGCCACCGAGATCAAGCGTCTGGCTGATCTGCCGTCCAGAGAACTACTGCTATCTGGAGTTGTCGCGGCCATTGAGGCTCCGTTTACTTCATTGGTAGGATCTTTTGACGGTTTCTTCCGCAAACTGGTCGGCACAATCGATGCGCTGGCGGAGAAGAGGAAAGAAGAAGGCAATTAA